AGCCATTTAATCGGCCAATTATTCTTCTGTAGAAGCTAGCCTTTGGCACTAAAAGCTTTCAAATCGTATTTATGGTATTGTATGTACAGTTGGTCCATTCAAAGAGATACCAAATATCTACCCATGATATAAACATATATCCACCTATATGGTCCAAGGAAACGAGAGCAACACACCATAAAACAAACCATTTTGAAGATGGCGCCACATTTAATTAAATACTCTCACACTTCTCTTTTCCTGGAGATTACTTGGCATGCAGTGCATAGTTGAAAATTATGGGTCACCAAGAACACCAAATCAGCAATTCAACCGCAAGAAAAATatcagcaaaataaaataaaaataattctaTGTCTTCTTTTCTGAAGCAAAACTAGACTTGTTAGGACATGACATTTTCATCAACTAGGCAACAAAGAGGAATTCCCTCCAAAACATTAGAGCTTTCAAAAAAGGAGAAATGAAGCATATCCGGATGTCATAGACCAAGTTGGAATGGTCCATAAAAAAGCTCAATTTTGGTAAAACCAGATTTAGACACTGTTTCAATGTGAGTGTACCCAACACAAACCACTGAACCCGAAATCCAAAAGGATTCAAAATTCTGaaatagtaaaaataaaatggaatggAAGTGAATGTTAGCAATAGCATTTATGATTCTTCACATGCCCACATTCAATGCACCAACCTAAACCCTCTCATTAACAACCCAACCCCTATTAACCTACATACACTTCTTGTAGATGAACATCTGTATGATTAacttatatattgcaaaaaatctCTGGTAAACTcaatattttagaatatcttcttcTCTAGAGTGACTGAGAAAATGAGGGGTTGGAAAGATTTAGAGGTAGTAGAAACCATTTACGAAGAAGAAGATcatgaagaaatagaagaatgttATTCCTCTTCTCCTTCTACTACTTCAACATCTTCTTCTCTTTTACTCACTCCTTCTACTCATCTACCATCATCAAGCCTCGATAACACGGTACAAGCTTGGTAAGATTATCATAATCATATATATACTTTTCATTATTCTTAGATTTTCCTCTCTTGTTGTTTAAATTAGTACTACAAAATTGATGATTCTtcattttccttttcttattccGATTTGTTTAATTAGGTCATTAGCTACAGGATTCCAAACTGATGTCTTGATCAAAGTTCAAGATCAATCCTTTCGTCTTCACAaggtaaattttatttttatttttacaagCATAAACGCATTTTTCCTGACGTTTTTTTAACCTTAAATTTTTTACGCCAATTCAACTGAAACGTTTTGCATGTTCATAAACTCATCGTAAATCAGCACTTACAAGTTAAAACCCAAATAACTCCTTTTTGGTGGAATTTGAAGGCATTTTCAGAGAACTTGTTTTGATATTTGTGAGTAGTAATGGTACCGGTATATAATTTATGAATCATGATTATATGATATTACCAAGTTCATTTTAATGATTTTAGCCGTAAAATTATTAATTCCCACGTATATCGAACCAAATCTTTGTCATCCGACGGCTATTATTAAACAATTTTTTAACataatttgtttattttattttgttggaaATGACTGAATGAGTAGTACATTTCAGTAATTAATAACCAGACAGGGTGTATTAAATATTTCTTCATTTTGTTTCCATAGGATCCTCTGGTATCGAAAAGTGGATATCTAAAACGAGAATTGAAGGACTCTTCCGTTATTAATCTTACTCCACCGTTGAATATAACGGCAGAAACATTCTCTACGGTGGCAGATTTCTGTTACAGTTCATACGTCGTTATAACGCCGTTTAATGTGGCTGCCCTTAGAATTGCAGCTGAGTTGTTAGATATGAACGAGGAtaacaacaacaataatcacagcGAAGAGAACTTGAAATTCATAACGGAATCGTATTTTTCAAAAGCTGTCACCGGTAACAAGGATTACGCCGCTATCATTCTCCGTTCTTGTTTGGGTTTACTTCCTGAGGCTGAGGAAACGGCGTTACTAGCTAGTAGATGTATTGAATCGTTGGATTTGATGGATGGGAATGAAGGCATTTGCAGTTGGATGGACGAAGTCGGGTCCTTGAATGTTGATGATTTTGATTTAATCGCAGATTCTATGCATTATTTGCTTACTCGCAGTCATGATCTTCTCTACAAAATCGTTGACTCTTATCTGAAGGTAAAAATTCGTTTGACCTTTTTTgaccatttcatttttcctactACACTCCGCTGCTTACACTTCTCCTTTTGTACAGGAAAACTGTGACAGactgaaggaagaagagaagaacaaaCTATGCAGTTCAATAGATTGTAACAAGTTATCATCAAATGTAATTGTGAATGCAGTACAGAATCCCAGAATGCCATTGAGGTTCATAATTCGAGCAATGCTAGTTGAGCAGTTTAATACCCGCGACTCGATTGTCACTACTCTGTCAATGAAGAATAAcaaccagcagcagcagcagcagcaatacaaGAAACAACCAAAGAAAGTTAGTGAAAACAAAGAGATAATGGAAGAAGAGTCTGCAGTTCTTAGTCTTGGCATGATTCTCCAGAGAGACGCAGCACTTCGACAATCCGCTCAGCTCAAAGCATCTGTTGAATCAACCAGTTCTAAGATTGAACGTTTAGAAAGAGAAATACTGAGCATGAAGAAAGTATTGTATGATCATGatattgagaagaagaagagggaaaTCGGTAACGACATTGCTTCGGGTAGGTCTGTAAGTCTCCGGTTTAATACGCCATCGTCAGAAAATAAGATTGAAAGAGGAGAAAGAGGGTCAACTTCATTGGTCAATTATCGTTTCAGTAATATTGGAGTGTCATCAGGAGGTGAAAgaaatggtggtggtgctggttctTCGTCAACTTCATCTTCCGTTTCTACTCCTTCTCTTGAAAGACTATCTTCTCTTAACGACAATCCAAAAAGAAGGACAACATTCGGTTGGAAGTTGATGAATGGATTAAAATCTGCGTTCAGGATGTCGTCGTCATCTTCGACAACATCGACAAAAGGAGTAGCACATGATATTAATGAGATTGGTACTACTGTTGAGGTTTCTAACGACATTGTTTTGAATGGAGGAGACCATGATcatgaagatgaacatgaagacCGTAAGGAAGAAGCATCACATCGACACCGCCGTGGTCGTTCCCTCGTGTAAACCCGATAACAATCTGTTTATGGCCAGATGTTTTTTCTAATTTACTGTACCAAATTCAACcgctaccaaaaaaaaaaacaattgctaTCTTTTTGTGAATTTAGATTAAAGCTTGATCACTTTTATCTCCAGGTTTACTATTTTATGGTACTGATGTCGGTGTAACTTAGTTTAACAGTGGAGTCATAACCCATGACTACTAGATGAAAAGTATGATTGATTTGGCGAAACGTGTTTCGTTATAAATATATATGCGTAAACGAAATGTGATTAGAAAGGTTAGGAGGTTTATTTAAGTGGTGGAGCCGTTGCTTCATCGAACAAACCTTCTTCCTTCTCCTTTTCTCTTGTTTTACTTGTGTACATTTGATCATCACACATTTGGGATTCTGAAAAACTGTAGTGATGTCTTACGCTCATCTCTTCAAGTATATTATAATCGGAGACACCGGAGTTGGAAAATCATGCCTTCTTCTGCAGTTTACCGACAAGCGGTACCAGCCAGTGCATGACATAACTATAGGTGTTGATTTTGGGGCGAGAATGATCACAATCGACAACAAGCCAATAAAGCTCCAAATATGGGATACGGCTGGTCAAGAATCGTTTCGCTCAATTACGAGATTCTATTACAGAGGTGCTGCTGGTGCGTTGCTGGTCTACGATATCACGAGGAGGGAAACTTTCAATCACTTGGCTAGTTGGCTGAAATATTTAAGGCAGCATGCGAATGCAAACATCACAGTTATGCTCATTGGCAACAAGGGTGATCTTGCTCATAGAAGAACAGTTAGCACCGAGGAAGGTGAACAATTCGCCAGGGAGAACGGATTGATATTTATGGAGGCCTCGGCAAAGACTGCTCAAAATGTTGATGAGGCGTTCATAAGCACAGCTGCCATAATATACAAGAAGACTCAGGATGGTGTGATTGATGTATCAAATGACGAGTCATATGGAATTATAAAAGTGGGATATGGAGGAGGAGTCCTAGGGACGTCCGGAGGGAACAACGGGTCTCCTTCTCAGGCCGGGGGTTGTTGCAATTGAAGGCCTGTGCATCATTTTCCACTATACAGCAagtttaggtttcttcttgtgcTTCTCTGGTGGTCATGCAATAATAGTTGGTCTATCTTTTGCTAGCTGGAACTTGATGTATCACTTGCAAATTCCATTGTACTTTAAAGATTTATTTTCTTGGTTCAGAAGTTGATGTTCTCCGACTGAATTAACTATGTGCAAAATGTTATCCAAGGATTCTTTAATATAAAATTCGTGTATGGAATGAAATATTGTTGGAGAAAAAACAAGGAAGTGGTGGATCCGCAATCAACATATATAAACTCTATTTTGCATGAGACTTGTCATTAAAAACTGAAACACTTTGGAGTTGGGTCCAAAAACCTGATCACATCTAAAATCTAAAGAATGAATAAAACGAGTGTGCACCATATCCATTGAGTCTTCACTTAAACAACTATTAGTCCAACTACCTCTTAAAAAAAATTGCATCAGTTTCTGCTAGAATATCAGCAGCGCTATTTGCCTCCATATACTGATGGTTGAAAACCTGAAAGATAAAGAGTTAAACATGGATTTCCTTGCTACAAGTACTCCAAGTTTAAAGTTCCAACCATTGATTTGTTTTCGATACTCTATAAAACTGCAAGATGGGCCTTTTATTACTGTAACTTGGACGTGAATCACGTGATTGCTACCACAATCCTCAAACTGGATGATGTCCAGGTGCATCAAATTCTAATGAATCACCCTGGTTATAAACTTGTAGTAATATTAGTAGACTATAAAATAAACCCATGAACGTAGATTCTGCTGAAggaaaatttgttgtttggtACTAAGCCCATTAAGttagttatagtagggtccaaccggttTTAGACTTATCATTAGGTCCATAGTTATTTGAAACAAGCAAAATGACCGGTTTACCCTATAACTAAACACGTGTGAAATCAACCACCTTCTTACGGTTTTTCTTTCCCGTACAATCACCTTCTTGGGGTTTTTAGACTTCACATTCAgaaattttcaaagagaaaaattTTTCTCTTCACACAGAGAATAGAAACCCAAAATTCATTTAGAGAATAGTTTCCCTACAAGAAAATTCATTCAGAGAATAGTTTGCAAACAACGATTCTGATTCACAAGAATagagaaaaaccctaaaacctaTATTCTCTTCCGATAATggttaaaacaagaaaaatcacaagaacaatccaagaagaagaaacaataatggATGATAACACTGCTCCTAGAACATCAGAAGACGATTCAAGAATTTCAAGACGaaaatcaaagaggaaaaagagtAAAAAGCTTGAAACAccgaaatcgaagaaaaaactTCAAAAAGTTCATCGGGCGATGAATATATAGATGTACTAAAAAGAAAACGAAGAAAACCGAGTAACAACACACCAATTCAGAAAAAAGGTACTATTTCTAACACTTTCAGTATATTTTTTGTTTCTGGGACATAGATCCACCAGTACATATTAGAAGTACTGattaaaaatttatgaaaacctATCAGAGTTTACATGCAACTTCTACTTTGTGTTTCTAGCACTTAGAATTGGCAGTACATAACTATAAAACTGTAGAATAAGAATCAAAAGTGATATGCAAtgtgtttcattttatttctgatacatagagccagcagtacatatatcaaATACTGAGGTTTTTTCTTAATTAGGTTGTTTTTTGACAGTACATAAGTCCAGTAGTGAATGGGTAACATTGTTTATGTGTCTATTTACCATTGTTTGTGTTTCTGGCACATAATTGGCAGTACATAACTAAAAAACTGAGACATTGTAGTGTTTATGTACTCTAAATTCATCAGTTTCTTTGTTTATGTGATAATGAGCTTTGGATATGAAGTACATAAGGCCAATAGTGATCGATTGTGTTTCTGAGATGATGAATGTGTAGTCCATAAATGTTGTACTGAAATAAAACCAATTAAATTTTGCAGGTAAGGTTGTGCCAAAATCTGTTAGGAAGTTGTATAGGTCTGGTTTCACAGCATTACATAGCCTGGTTGCCAGAATGAAGGCGAGTAAATATACTTTGAGTGAAGCCACATTGGAAAAGATAGCCGAATCTTCTTACGGACAGATGTTTCTGATGTTCTGGCACACTAAGTACTCAGAAAGTCATTGGGAAAAGTTGGAAGGTGCAGTGAAAAAGTACTTGAAGTGTTACAAAAGGGGTCGAGTCAAGAATGAGCTCATATTTGAGTTTGTTAGAAGAGGTGAAACACACATTATCACGTCGACACCAGAAAAAATAGGTGTAATGTTTGGAATGCCAAGAATGGCAGGAAGAAGAACTGATGACACCTTTTTGATGGGAGGTGGTGGATGGAGGCAGAAACCATTCTACATTAGACACTTTGGTGATAGCAACACGGTTACAAGACCAATGCTACAAGATGCCATCTTGAAACTGCTCAAGCGTACTGGAATCAAGaattataattaccaaaaaaGTGAAAAGTAACAACTTTATCAATACTTAATGGACCACTTATGTTACATATGTTCAGTAACATGGGAAaacccaacagtacatatgttaTGTACTCAGTGAAACTAAAAGTACATAACTTCTGTACTGAAAAGAACCCGACAATACATATGTTCTAttctgttcatttttttttttgcttttttagtctctcatttttttttttacgtttATGGTATATTGAAGGATAACGAACTTGGAGTTAGTCAAACATCAGAGGAAGATGACGTAACACTTGCCAAGAGACTCGAAGATAGGCTGGCTACAAAGAGTAATGAAGTCAAACCAATAGCGAAGTCGACTACATCAGTCATGGACAAGGAGAAGAAAAAGCCGACTATCTCATCCAAGGAGAAGAAACTTACTCCAAAAATCACATACACCCCTCAGAAGCCAGTAACTCGGAGCCACCCGCAGAAAAGAGTTGATCCTGAGTTTGCTAGTGGCAAAGGACTGTCGGGACCTAAAATGCGAAAAACAAAGTCCAGAACTGAAAACCCAGTTGAAAAAGATTGCCCAACAGAGAAAGTTCAGAAAAAAGATggtgagaatgtgagaaagagaaaagctaaaggTGATCCAAATCTGCAAGAACTTACTAAAAAAGTGAAGAATGCACACAAGTTGTTGAGCCTAAGGAAATCTCCGTTCTATAAGGATTTGAGTTCACAACAAAGAGtgtttctctctcctttttttgacAAAGCTACCTCAATGTGAGTCTCTCTTGGATAGGTCCCTTTCATTTTAACAAAAATTTATGTACTTCGTTTAGAATCAAACTTATAATTGATTTGGATTATTTGAATTTGCAGCAACAGTGCTTGGAAAGCTCCTGCTGTGATTGGTCATCACATATTATCTGCAGAGACATTTGAAGATCTTTTACATAACAGGGCTTTAGAGGGAGATCTTATAAATTACTggcaataccaactgaaaaaagcATATCATAATGAGCAACCGGTGAATGGACAGAGAAAGTACATTCCAGTACTCCACATTGATCCAACAGGCTGGGTATGTTTTCCAATTTATCTCGATAAACAACATGCATCATGTATTTGTAAAGTGCAGTGCATATCTCTGATACTGTTTTACATTGAATTCGAATTCATGCttatttgttttatatattgAGAATTTGAATAGCATATCTGCGAAACTAAaacgaaacaatttttttttgatgttgtaacAAATATTATGCTTTCATATATGTGTTATACACTATAATTTTCAGTACATATTTACTACACTGataaatttaattctttttcagttttATTTAAGTGACCCAGTACATCAAGTAGCAGCAAACACTGCTGTCTTCTTACCCATCAGGAATATGGAGGAAGGAACCAGGAAGATTATTATTCCAATGTCACACCAAAATGTGCATTGGACGCTTCTTGTGTATGAATGCGAGAAAGGCGAATTCTTCCACTACAACACTTGGAAGCTGTATCCAAAAACGAGTGTCTCGATAATGCTAATCTTATGGCAGAATACTGCTTGTTAGCAATTAATGAACGCTTGTCGAGCCTGCGCCTTCCACTTGTAAACAGAGTAAATATGATTAGTTACCCAACACCTCAAAAGAGAGACTATCCATATTGTGAAATATATATCATGCACATCATGAAGAAAGTTGCAAAGGAGGAAGTAATTGATGGAGTGCGAATGATCTTGGGAGACCCAGAAGAACTAAAGGACAAAATACATAAGAAGAGGATCTCTTTAGCATGCGACATACTCTCAGCAACATCTCCTCCTGAGGAGAGATGGAATATTCATGctccaaaaggtttttaagatAATGCTTATATGAATTAGGACTGCATAATAGAAGTTATCATAGAGAACATATTCAGAGTTTGCTAGTTTGTTTTAGACAATATCAAAGTTTAGtaattattcttatttattttgataacaattgttctcgaaactatggtgtttgtgtttaatctatgtacagttgtttggctttataaaaatgttgacatGTTGGATGGTAAAAGTTCATAGTATGAAGTATTTTGGTGTGTCTTATGTAACATAGACCAGCTATTAGATTCAATTGAAGAATATGACTCTCTAAATTTGTTAATCATGATGGGGAGAACATGAATCTCAGAGCTGGTCTCTTTGTTTGGTGTGTCTTAATTGAACACACATTACATAATAGTTGTGCTCAGAAAGTCTTGAACAACCAGCCATAATGGCCTAGAAGAACTTAGGGTACATAATAGATGTACTCCAAAAATCCTGAACAGCCACAATGACCTGGAAGAAACACATAGTACATACTCACTGTAATATTTATGTAGTACATAGGTGTGACATATTGTTACATTTTTCAGAGTGCACCTTGAAAAAAATTCCATCCAGATAGTTGTTCATTACAAAGTAGATAACAAATCACTATTAAAACAAACTTGGAAATCAACCTGaaaaaccaataatattgaaaGTGGATAATGCAGTACAAAGTACCATTAAAAGAGTCTTAAATGAGCACAAAGTACCTTGTCCCAGAAAGATATCAAACAATACATAATTTCAGCACTCTAAAAAAACCGAACAAAAGTGTTTAAAATGATGCGCAAAACAAAATCTGCATTGTGACCAATAGAACTAATAAGGGAGAACTGAAAATCTAAAACTCATGGGTATGAAGGAATGATAGTGCACGTTGCCTTGTTGTGGTGAGTTTTCTTCTTGCAGTTGGAACAACGTACGGACTTCCTAGCTTTCTCCCATGCATTCTTGATACGATTTCCCTTTGGCCTACCTGGTGGAACTCGTGGATGGGGTGGAAAAATAGTATCCTCTGGCAGATACTGCTCTGGCCTGTTGTAGTTGGGGATTGGTCTGATAGCAATTGAATACAGCTGCTGAAAATTTCTAACTTTGAAGTAGTCTTCGATATAATCTACGTATCGATCACCCTTGGCAGAAATAGCTGTTGTAGCAtgagagcatggaaaaccataaacacacCATCTTTGGCAGGTGCAAGTCTTGTTCAGCAGATCAACAGTGTGAgacctgcagatgcgtaaaaagcttttcagcacaaataacttaaaagcagtacatatatgcagcactgcaaacaaatacaaaaaaacaaaacatatgatTCACTCCTACATGTATGCTATAGTACAGTAAAAGTTGTTTTACGGGATAAAGCTAACCTAGGTGAATCATACTCATACGCAGATGACTGAGTAACATTCCAAACTCGaccaatttgaatatgttctttAAGTAACGCCTCGTAGGTAGGAGTGAGCTTCTCTGGGTCCATCAAAGACTCATTTCGCGACGTTCATTCATCAACTCCATAACGCGTAACCTATGAATGGAACAAAAAGAACACCTGTAATaaatttgaacaaaaaaaaaatgaaccaaaaacaaagaaaacaccaacaaaaaaaaaacacacacaaaccTGATCATGTCAACGAGGGCGCAGGCAGACAACCTCTTGTCTTTCTGAATCCAATTATTGAAGGACTCAGCAACGCTTGATGTAGTCTGACGAAATCTACAGCCAGTGAAGAACGCGCTGGACCAATGTTCCCTAGGCATATTGCGGAAATACTCAGCAACCCCAGGCCTTCCCATTAACTCCATTTCCATTAGTGCTTCTTCATATCTTGCTGGTGTGAGAGCATAAGATGCTTTTTTGAAACAAGCCATAACTTCTTTGTACTTCTCGTCTGATTTCCTGATTGGTAAGTTTCCTTGCAAGTGGTAGTAACAATAGCCATGATGGGAAGTAGGAAAGTGTTTAGGAATAGCCCTCAACAATCCTTCATGACGATCAGGCATAAAGGTGATAGGACGGTCATCAACAATGTTGCTAAGATTGCACATAAACCAATCCCAATTGTCAACATCCTCTCCTGGGACAAATGCAAAGTCTAGCGGATAAAAACCTGCAAAAAACAAACAGTACATATATTATATACTGTCACTAAATATGTTGCTATATTAATAGATGTAACATATATTATGTACTGGAAAATAGACTAAGAATTTCCAGTACATAATAGACATATTGTACTCAAAAAAAGGTcttatgcttacatatatgaaTTAGTGTGTGTTAGACACAATAACTTTTAAGTACATATACTCAAAAAGTTCCAACGATTAAAAGCAGTGAATAACTTGTAAACAATAACAAttaaaacgtaacaaagagcacttGCCTTGATTCCTATTCAGACAAGTAGCAGCCATAAGGGTACCTCTAAATCTCCCGGTCAGAAAAgttgcatcaacaaaaatcattggtcGACAAAGTCTATAACCTTCAATACAAGCGCCTATTGCAATGAATAACCTTTCAAATGTATGAGTTGCATGGTTAAACTGAAAATCCACATAAGAGTCAGGATTTGTTTctttcaatgaattcacccacCAAACCTGGTCAGAGTAAGACTTTACATCATTCCCAAAAATTTCATGGTGTGACCGTTCCAAACCATGATATGCATGGTGATATTTGATATTA
This genomic stretch from Papaver somniferum cultivar HN1 chromosome 5, ASM357369v1, whole genome shotgun sequence harbors:
- the LOC113283494 gene encoding BTB/POZ domain-containing protein At3g49900-like: MRGWKDLEVVETIYEEEDHEEIEECYSSSPSTTSTSSSLLLTPSTHLPSSSLDNTVQAWSLATGFQTDVLIKVQDQSFRLHKDPLVSKSGYLKRELKDSSVINLTPPLNITAETFSTVADFCYSSYVVITPFNVAALRIAAELLDMNEDNNNNNHSEENLKFITESYFSKAVTGNKDYAAIILRSCLGLLPEAEETALLASRCIESLDLMDGNEGICSWMDEVGSLNVDDFDLIADSMHYLLTRSHDLLYKIVDSYLKENCDRLKEEEKNKLCSSIDCNKLSSNVIVNAVQNPRMPLRFIIRAMLVEQFNTRDSIVTTLSMKNNNQQQQQQQYKKQPKKVSENKEIMEEESAVLSLGMILQRDAALRQSAQLKASVESTSSKIERLEREILSMKKVLYDHDIEKKKREIGNDIASGRSVSLRFNTPSSENKIERGERGSTSLVNYRFSNIGVSSGGERNGGGAGSSSTSSSVSTPSLERLSSLNDNPKRRTTFGWKLMNGLKSAFRMSSSSSTTSTKGVAHDINEIGTTVEVSNDIVLNGGDHDHEDEHEDRKEEASHRHRRGRSLV
- the LOC113278060 gene encoding ras-related protein RABB1c-like, with the protein product MSYAHLFKYIIIGDTGVGKSCLLLQFTDKRYQPVHDITIGVDFGARMITIDNKPIKLQIWDTAGQESFRSITRFYYRGAAGALLVYDITRRETFNHLASWLKYLRQHANANITVMLIGNKGDLAHRRTVSTEEGEQFARENGLIFMEASAKTAQNVDEAFISTAAIIYKKTQDGVIDVSNDESYGIIKVGYGGGVLGTSGGNNGSPSQAGGCCN
- the LOC113279976 gene encoding uncharacterized protein LOC113279976 — protein: MSLFVLVRLVVLMVREASGIGVVVVMVVEGVVTTVVVDVCCIAVPVIADFQLHGVAALHFSKKSAFFELHVDFLSAGRCSSSTFSDVDNNSELIRADRDSYETDGKEIVKPLLSDGWENVFDDPNKLFRGGVDAVRLACQKYCLKTGYRVTKVKNDLERFTMKCSKVPCTWMIHAVAIDSTCDVFRIKKYVGRHTCGAGVKLRSPKVSKKLVQNLIHDRVMHNPLIKPREIEDYIKVGAGVNIKYHHAYHGLERSHHEIFGNDVKSYSDQVWWVNSLKETNPDSYVDFQFNHATHTFERLFIAIGACIEGYRLCRPMIFVDATFLTGRFRGTLMAATCLNRNQGFYPLDFAFVPGEDVDNWDWFMCNLSNIVDDRPITFMPDRHEGLLRAIPKHFPTSHHGYCYYHLQGNLPIRKSDEKYKEVMACFKKASYALTPARYEEALMEMELMGRPGVAEYFRNMPREHWSSAFFTGCRFRQTTSSVAESFNNWIQKDKRLSACALVDMIRLRVMELMNERREMSL